In one Nicotiana tomentosiformis chromosome 6, ASM39032v3, whole genome shotgun sequence genomic region, the following are encoded:
- the LOC138894681 gene encoding uncharacterized protein produces MLKQIHLNIPLVDMLREVPKYAIYIKDIVENKRRLTKFETSALTEECTSRIQHKLPQKLKDPGNFTIPVKIGEIDVGRALCDLGASINLMPLSVFKQLGLRAPRPTTMLLQLADRSYVYPEGVIEDVLLQIGKFIFPADFIIILDYEADELVHIILGQPLLATIDAIIKVREGKMILSVDNEESVFNVYRAIQLLRHYEDLAMVSVVKINEPTIEPSAFK; encoded by the coding sequence ATGCTAAAGCAGATACACTTGAACATCCCTTTAGTTGACATGCTCCGTGAGGTCCCAAAATATGCAATATATATTAAGGATATAGTGGAAAATAAGAGGAGGTTAACTAAATTTGAGACCAgcgcacttactgaggagtgcacttccaggattcaacataagcttccacaaaagcttaaggatccgggTAATTTTACCATCCCTGTGAAGATTGGTGAAATTGATGTGGGTagagccttgtgtgatttgggtgcaagtatCAATCTGATGCCGTTGTCAGTGTTCAAACAATTGGGATTAAGAGCTCCGAGACCCACCACGATGCTGCTACAGTTAGCTGACAGATCTTATGTTTATCCTGAGGGGGTAATTGAGGACGTCTTGCTGCAGATTGGGAAGTTTATTTTCCCTGCAGATTTTATCATCATCCTGGACTACGAGGCTGATGAGTTAGTTCATATCATCTTGGGACAACCTCTTTTGGCCACTATAGATGCCATTATCAAAGTCCGAGAAGGTAAGATGATTCTGAGTGTGGACAATGAAGAATCGGTCTTCAATGTATATCGAGCTATTCAGTTGCTTCGTCATTACGAGGACCTGGCCATGGTTTCTGTGGTGAAGATAAATGAACCAACCATAGAGCCAAGTGCATTTAAATAA